The proteins below are encoded in one region of Nitrospira sp.:
- the thiD gene encoding hydroxymethylpyrimidine/phosphomethylpyrimidine kinase has translation MAVLKQVLTIAGSDSGGGAGIQADLKSLSANGVFAMSVITSITAQNTEEVTQVFDLPTSIIAAQIDAIFDDFDVSAVKTGMLSSNSIVSTVAKRLHAQRIPHLVVDPVMISKSGHSLLQMEAKTTLVNELFPLAELITPNVHEAQELSEVSIRTLADARQAAKKLAQLGCRYVLIKGGHLLAEQGTDLLYDGRFFTVFKGEFIDTPHTHGTGCTYASAIAAQLARGKPMPDAVQAAKTYVTEAIRHSLAIGHGRGPTNHFYFLAGDTAT, from the coding sequence ATGGCTGTCTTGAAACAGGTGCTCACAATCGCAGGATCGGACTCCGGTGGTGGGGCCGGCATTCAAGCGGACTTGAAATCCTTGTCCGCCAACGGAGTCTTTGCGATGTCGGTCATCACCTCGATTACCGCGCAAAATACGGAGGAAGTCACGCAGGTCTTCGACCTTCCCACGTCGATTATCGCAGCCCAAATCGACGCTATCTTCGACGACTTCGACGTCTCTGCGGTGAAGACCGGCATGCTCTCCTCCAACTCCATCGTCTCCACCGTCGCCAAGCGGCTGCATGCCCAACGCATTCCTCACCTCGTGGTGGATCCGGTCATGATCTCAAAGAGTGGGCATTCCTTACTGCAGATGGAGGCCAAGACCACGCTCGTCAATGAATTGTTTCCGCTGGCCGAGCTCATTACACCCAATGTACACGAAGCGCAGGAACTGTCCGAGGTTTCGATTCGTACCCTTGCGGACGCGCGACAGGCTGCCAAGAAGCTCGCACAACTTGGATGCCGATACGTGCTGATCAAAGGAGGGCATTTGCTGGCGGAGCAGGGGACGGATCTCCTCTACGACGGACGCTTCTTCACCGTATTCAAGGGGGAGTTCATCGACACGCCCCATACGCACGGAACGGGCTGCACCTATGCATCCGCCATTGCCGCTCAACTGGCTCGCGGCAAACCCATGCCCGATGCGGTTCAGGCCGCCAAGACGTATGTCACGGAAGCGATCCGTCACAGTCTGGCGATCGGGCACGGGAGAGGCCCCACGAATCACTTCTACTTTCTCGCCGGCGACACGGCCACATGA
- a CDS encoding metal-dependent hydrolase — protein MNDDRQAGRYDAESDKARMIDCHVHLAALPEGDNGCFISAKMLKSLLFRFLLWKHRLPQSDPSRANQKYLDDLLAELRGSQRVRQAVLLGMDGVYGSDGQLDRSQTDFLVSNRYVLDATRRYPDAFLAGVSINPQRRDAVEELHRCADAGAVLVKVLPNAQQFDPANKAYIPFYRTLARRKLPLLSHVGYEFSLIGKDQSVGDPDRLRVPLEQGVTVIAAHACSYGLMLYEKFLPTFQDFAARFPNFYADISALTLLNRMRMLLHLRRHPELHDRLLFGTDYPLPVLHVAGWGRMGLTDLRDLIAITNRFDRQYALCRILGVKFRSIETLLPWSLPS, from the coding sequence ATGAACGATGATCGACAGGCCGGACGGTACGACGCGGAATCGGACAAGGCCCGAATGATTGACTGCCACGTCCACCTCGCGGCCCTGCCGGAGGGGGACAACGGCTGTTTCATTTCCGCCAAAATGCTCAAGAGTCTCCTGTTTCGCTTTCTCCTGTGGAAGCACCGGCTCCCGCAGAGCGATCCCAGCCGTGCCAACCAAAAATACCTGGACGACCTCCTGGCGGAGCTGCGTGGCTCGCAACGCGTCAGGCAGGCGGTCCTCCTCGGTATGGACGGCGTCTACGGCTCTGACGGGCAGCTCGATCGGTCGCAAACGGATTTTCTGGTGAGCAATCGCTATGTACTCGACGCCACCCGTCGCTACCCGGATGCGTTTCTGGCCGGTGTCTCCATCAATCCGCAGCGCCGCGACGCCGTCGAGGAGCTGCATCGTTGCGCCGACGCCGGCGCGGTCCTCGTGAAAGTGCTGCCCAATGCGCAGCAGTTCGATCCCGCGAACAAAGCCTATATCCCGTTCTATCGGACGTTGGCCCGGCGGAAGTTGCCGCTCTTGAGCCATGTCGGCTATGAGTTCAGCCTGATCGGAAAAGATCAATCCGTCGGCGACCCGGATCGGCTGCGGGTCCCACTCGAGCAAGGCGTCACGGTGATTGCGGCCCATGCTTGCAGCTACGGTCTCATGCTGTATGAAAAATTCCTTCCGACGTTTCAAGATTTCGCGGCCCGCTTCCCCAACTTCTATGCGGATATCTCCGCGCTGACGCTGCTCAATCGCATGCGCATGCTGCTCCATCTCCGGCGACACCCGGAACTGCACGACCGATTACTCTTCGGGACGGACTATCCCTTGCCGGTCCTTCATGTCGCCGGCTGGGGTCGCATGGGTCTCACTGATCTGCGGGACCTGATCGCTATCACAAATCGATTCGATCGACAGTATGCGCTCTGCCGCATCCTCGGCGTGAAGTTCCGGTCGATCGAGACGCTGTTGCCCTGGTCCCTCCCTTCCTGA
- a CDS encoding acyl-[ACP]--phospholipid O-acyltransferase, which yields MTVPSSASPRHPLRGLLVAQFCGAFNDNAWKLIVALLAIRQVSLELTRSDPGFEMASQAQTTKAFVVFTLPLMLCSIVAGVLADRISKRTVIMSMKVLEIALMAAGTVSLWLDPSASLLPLIVLGLMGVHSAFFSPAKYGILPELLPHERLSAGNGLLELWSFMAIISGTAVAGILLDFTDPHPWMAGAMLLLVAGIGCGWAWTIPEVPPARAEGGLGVTLRGAWSALTDDRVLRLAIMGNIFFWTLASLVGQDILIYAKGALALSDALAGIPMTVLAAGIGIGAFLAGKLSSSKIEVGLIPFGVIGMAIILLAIGLWSPGFLATMILLTVLGLSSGLFVVPVNALVQWRAPKDRRGAVIALQNTAVFSGVLAGSVGAGLLGQLGLRAADIFVVAGLGAVVGAVCALWLLPESFVRALLLLATQTLYRIRVLGQEHVPAEGGALLVPNHVSFLDAVLLITCLDRPIRFLVDSRYFDVPLLRPFMTLSGAIPIASAGGPRVILQALRAAGHCLDRGEVVCIFPEGQITRTGGLLPFRRGFERIIKGRTTPIVPVHLDRIWGSIFSFVGGRFLAKWPERIPYPITISFGPPLPPESSASDLRQAIQELSEQAWRLRKNDRSPLHRSAIRAMRRHPFRFAMADVTRPHVSSWQAITGAVALARLFRPHWKGQRNIGLLLPPSVGGALLNLASTLTGHTTVNLNYTVGRAGLEGVVTQAALQTIVTSRLFVDKAKLELPSNVTVLWLDDLVKAIGTKERLAAMALGLFAPLSVLERACGATKPPTMDDIATIIFSSGSTGQPKGVMLSHFNIDSNIQAALQIFHVDAKDRLLGILPFFHSFGYMLPLWLAMIHGTGVVYLPSPLDVVAVGEMTHRYRLTVCIATPTFLQLYLRRCTPEQFGSLRVVLTGAEKLSERLAQAFQDRFGIRPMEGYGTTECAPVVSVNCPDFRAAGFYQPASRRGSVGQPLPGISVRIVDPDTFAPLPTGTAGMLLVKGANVMQGYLGQPELTAKVVRDGWYVTGDVAYVDEDGFLFITDRLSRFSKIGGEMVPHGRVEEVLHEAAGAETMILAVTGVPDEKKGEQLAVLHTLDPARISEILERAAASGLSNLFLPRKDAWFKVEQLPLLGTGKLDLRELKRFATEAMQRGPAQGRPSA from the coding sequence ATGACCGTCCCATCATCCGCATCCCCTCGGCACCCCTTGCGCGGCCTTCTTGTCGCTCAGTTCTGCGGTGCGTTCAACGACAATGCCTGGAAGCTGATCGTCGCCCTGCTGGCCATTCGGCAGGTGTCGCTCGAGCTGACTCGGAGCGACCCTGGGTTCGAGATGGCCTCGCAGGCACAAACGACGAAAGCCTTCGTCGTGTTCACCCTCCCGCTCATGTTGTGCTCCATCGTCGCCGGCGTCCTCGCCGATCGCATCAGCAAACGGACCGTGATCATGAGCATGAAGGTGTTGGAGATCGCCCTGATGGCGGCAGGCACGGTGTCCCTCTGGCTCGATCCATCGGCGTCCCTGCTCCCACTGATTGTGCTCGGACTCATGGGCGTGCACAGCGCGTTTTTCAGCCCGGCGAAATACGGCATCCTGCCGGAATTGCTGCCGCACGAACGATTATCAGCGGGGAATGGTCTCCTGGAATTATGGAGTTTTATGGCCATTATTTCCGGAACGGCGGTCGCCGGAATCCTGTTGGACTTCACCGACCCGCATCCGTGGATGGCCGGTGCGATGCTCCTCCTCGTAGCCGGTATCGGCTGTGGGTGGGCCTGGACAATCCCCGAGGTGCCACCCGCGCGCGCCGAAGGTGGGCTCGGGGTCACATTGCGAGGCGCTTGGTCGGCACTGACCGACGACCGCGTGCTGCGGCTGGCGATCATGGGCAATATCTTTTTCTGGACGCTGGCCAGCCTCGTCGGGCAGGACATCTTGATCTATGCGAAAGGCGCGCTGGCACTTTCAGATGCGCTCGCGGGCATTCCCATGACCGTGCTGGCAGCAGGGATCGGCATCGGAGCCTTTTTGGCTGGGAAACTCTCCTCCTCGAAGATCGAAGTTGGATTGATTCCGTTCGGCGTCATCGGCATGGCGATCATCCTCTTGGCAATCGGCCTATGGTCGCCGGGATTTCTCGCCACCATGATCCTGTTGACCGTCCTGGGCCTCTCCAGCGGATTGTTCGTCGTGCCCGTCAACGCGTTGGTTCAGTGGCGCGCGCCGAAGGATCGCCGAGGAGCTGTCATTGCGCTCCAAAACACGGCTGTGTTTTCGGGTGTCCTGGCTGGTTCCGTGGGAGCCGGCCTGTTGGGACAGCTCGGCCTGCGTGCGGCGGACATCTTCGTGGTGGCCGGTCTCGGCGCGGTCGTCGGAGCCGTCTGCGCTCTCTGGCTCCTACCGGAATCGTTCGTTCGAGCCCTCCTGCTGTTGGCGACGCAAACGCTCTACCGCATACGCGTGCTCGGCCAGGAGCACGTACCGGCGGAGGGAGGGGCATTACTCGTCCCAAACCACGTCTCGTTTTTGGACGCGGTGCTCCTCATCACCTGCCTCGACCGCCCTATTCGATTCCTCGTGGACTCGCGCTATTTCGACGTCCCGCTCCTGCGTCCGTTCATGACGTTATCGGGGGCGATCCCCATTGCCTCCGCCGGCGGCCCTCGCGTCATCTTGCAAGCGCTTCGGGCAGCAGGCCACTGCCTGGATCGTGGAGAAGTGGTCTGCATATTCCCCGAGGGCCAGATTACGAGAACGGGAGGCTTGTTGCCGTTCCGTCGAGGCTTCGAGCGGATCATCAAGGGACGGACGACACCGATTGTGCCCGTCCATCTCGATCGTATTTGGGGCAGCATCTTCAGTTTCGTCGGCGGCCGCTTCCTGGCAAAATGGCCGGAGCGCATCCCCTATCCGATCACCATCTCGTTCGGACCACCATTACCCCCGGAGAGTTCCGCATCCGACCTCAGGCAGGCGATCCAAGAGTTGAGCGAGCAGGCCTGGCGGCTACGCAAGAACGATCGTTCGCCTTTGCATCGATCCGCCATTCGCGCCATGCGGCGACACCCGTTCCGATTTGCCATGGCCGACGTGACCAGACCGCACGTATCCAGCTGGCAAGCGATCACCGGAGCGGTGGCGCTCGCTCGCCTGTTTCGACCACACTGGAAGGGCCAGCGCAATATTGGGCTGCTGCTGCCGCCCAGCGTCGGCGGCGCGCTTCTCAATCTTGCCTCGACGCTCACCGGCCATACAACCGTGAATCTCAACTACACCGTCGGGCGAGCCGGACTTGAAGGCGTCGTTACCCAAGCCGCGCTCCAGACCATCGTGACGAGCAGGCTGTTCGTCGACAAAGCCAAACTGGAACTCCCGTCCAACGTGACGGTTCTCTGGTTGGACGACCTGGTCAAGGCAATCGGAACAAAGGAGCGATTGGCCGCCATGGCGCTCGGCCTGTTTGCGCCGCTCTCGGTCCTGGAACGGGCCTGCGGCGCGACGAAGCCGCCTACCATGGACGATATCGCGACCATCATATTCAGCAGCGGCAGCACGGGGCAGCCCAAGGGCGTCATGCTGTCGCACTTCAACATCGACTCGAATATTCAAGCCGCGCTTCAAATCTTTCACGTGGACGCCAAGGATCGGCTGCTGGGCATTCTTCCCTTCTTTCATTCGTTTGGCTATATGCTGCCCCTCTGGCTGGCGATGATTCACGGCACCGGCGTCGTCTATCTTCCCTCTCCATTGGACGTCGTGGCCGTGGGCGAGATGACCCACCGCTATCGTCTGACTGTCTGTATCGCCACACCGACGTTCTTGCAGCTCTATCTGCGGCGCTGCACCCCTGAGCAATTCGGCTCGCTCCGAGTCGTATTGACAGGAGCGGAAAAACTCTCGGAGCGGCTCGCCCAGGCCTTTCAGGACCGATTCGGCATACGCCCGATGGAAGGCTACGGCACGACGGAATGCGCGCCGGTCGTGTCGGTCAACTGTCCGGACTTCCGGGCGGCGGGCTTTTACCAACCGGCCTCGCGGCGCGGCTCCGTCGGGCAACCTCTCCCCGGCATCTCAGTGCGAATCGTCGACCCCGACACCTTCGCGCCGCTCCCGACAGGGACCGCCGGGATGCTGCTCGTGAAGGGCGCGAACGTCATGCAAGGGTACCTCGGGCAACCGGAACTCACCGCGAAGGTCGTGCGCGACGGCTGGTACGTGACCGGAGACGTGGCCTACGTTGACGAGGACGGATTTCTCTTTATCACCGACCGCCTTTCGCGCTTTTCCAAGATCGGAGGCGAAATGGTTCCGCACGGCCGCGTCGAAGAGGTGTTGCACGAAGCGGCGGGCGCCGAAACCATGATCTTGGCCGTCACCGGCGTGCCGGACGAAAAAAAGGGTGAACAGCTGGCGGTCCTCCACACACTGGACCCTGCGCGGATCTCGGAGATTCTCGAAAGGGCCGCCGCCTCCGGTCTCTCGAATCTGTTTCTGCCCCGCAAAGACGCATGGTTCAAGGTTGAGCAGTTGCCCCTGCTTGGAACGGGCAAGCTCGATCTGCGCGAACTCAAGCGATTCGCGACCGAAGCCATGCAGCGGGGCCCTGCGCAGGGACGACCATCTGCATGA
- a CDS encoding sulfatase modifying factor 2: protein MWCNRVWLASLVAMALWLSYGEPGRAQLQELRKSLREAEEARAPAPMVAVPAGSFVMGRDGREALEDERPGHEVWLDAFEIDQHEVTTAQYAAFLHETAQPPPVLWETVDLTRHGAKPVVGVSWEDASLFCAWAGKQLPSEAQWEKAARGTDGRRYPWGNSAPTSKRANFALGARFSYDLVLFPVGRFPSGASPYGAQDMAGSVWEWVRDWYDGAYYATSPSRNPTGPEGGQFKVLRGGSWSDLPKYLLAYSRFKLPPSTRNSFTGFRCAKPVSSTP from the coding sequence ATGTGGTGTAACCGTGTTTGGCTGGCCTCGCTGGTCGCTATGGCCCTCTGGTTGTCGTACGGAGAACCAGGCCGCGCGCAACTCCAGGAACTACGCAAATCCCTCCGCGAGGCCGAGGAGGCCCGGGCGCCGGCACCGATGGTGGCGGTTCCTGCGGGGAGCTTCGTGATGGGACGGGACGGACGGGAGGCCTTGGAAGACGAGCGGCCCGGTCACGAGGTCTGGCTCGATGCGTTCGAGATCGACCAGCACGAAGTCACGACCGCTCAGTACGCGGCGTTTCTGCATGAGACGGCCCAGCCTCCTCCCGTTTTGTGGGAGACCGTAGATTTGACCCGTCACGGCGCGAAGCCGGTCGTGGGTGTGTCCTGGGAGGACGCGAGCCTATTTTGTGCGTGGGCGGGAAAGCAGCTTCCGAGCGAGGCGCAATGGGAGAAGGCCGCACGCGGCACCGATGGTCGTCGCTACCCGTGGGGAAACAGTGCGCCGACGAGCAAGCGGGCGAATTTCGCCTTGGGTGCCAGATTTTCGTACGATCTCGTCTTGTTTCCGGTGGGACGTTTTCCTTCCGGGGCGAGTCCCTATGGCGCCCAGGACATGGCCGGCAGCGTCTGGGAGTGGGTTCGGGATTGGTATGATGGGGCGTACTATGCGACGAGTCCGTCTCGCAACCCAACCGGACCCGAAGGAGGACAGTTCAAGGTCTTACGCGGTGGGTCCTGGTCGGACCTGCCCAAGTATCTCCTCGCCTATAGCCGATTCAAGCTTCCTCCAAGCACCCGAAACAGTTTCACCGGATTTCGCTGCGCGAAACCTGTCTCCTCGACTCCCTAG
- a CDS encoding alpha/beta hydrolase, translating to MTLVDTAGHRIAGVLSTPSGTSSKLAVLCHGFLSNKNSSTNKALTRLLAERNIASLRFDFFGQGESDGPFEAITVSTAVGQAEAALGWATSQGFREIGLVGSSFGGLVAILVAGRTPGLRCVALKCPVPDFPEVLHLEFGSSGMAEWKRTHTIPDVTGGSARIPLRYGFYEDCLRHNGYEAAARITCPTLIVQGDEDELVPLHQARRLREALRAPARLEIMSGADHGFSKAEHFHTMTGLITDWIATHLT from the coding sequence GTGACCCTCGTCGATACCGCCGGTCACCGAATTGCCGGCGTCTTATCGACGCCCTCCGGTACCTCTTCAAAATTAGCCGTACTGTGCCACGGCTTTCTCTCCAACAAGAACAGCTCCACGAATAAGGCGTTGACGCGACTGTTGGCCGAACGGAACATTGCCTCGCTTCGTTTCGATTTCTTCGGCCAAGGAGAAAGCGACGGTCCATTCGAGGCCATCACCGTCAGCACGGCGGTTGGACAAGCCGAAGCGGCCCTGGGATGGGCAACCTCGCAAGGCTTCCGAGAGATCGGGCTGGTCGGGTCAAGCTTCGGTGGTCTCGTTGCGATTCTGGTCGCCGGCCGGACGCCAGGTCTCCGCTGCGTGGCCCTGAAGTGTCCGGTTCCCGACTTCCCCGAGGTGTTACATCTGGAGTTCGGTTCAAGCGGCATGGCGGAATGGAAGCGAACTCACACGATTCCTGACGTCACGGGTGGGTCAGCCAGGATTCCCTTACGCTACGGCTTTTATGAGGATTGCCTCCGTCACAACGGATACGAGGCAGCGGCGCGGATCACCTGCCCGACGCTCATCGTACAGGGCGATGAAGACGAATTGGTCCCGTTGCATCAGGCCCGACGACTGCGCGAAGCCTTGCGGGCACCTGCCCGTCTGGAAATCATGTCGGGAGCTGACCACGGATTTTCCAAGGCCGAGCATTTCCATACGATGACCGGCCTCATCACCGACTGGATTGCGACCCACCTGACCTAA
- a CDS encoding sulfurase: MTGRNARLFQISVSDGGVPKRPVAEARVVREGIEGDRQRHRSIHGGPDRAVCLFSLERLDALRDEGHSIHPGSAGENLTLAGLEWAIVKPGDRLEIGERVELEITSYTTPCRYNARWFADGDFHRMSQKRHPGWSRLYAKVVQEGVVRQGDPVRHRVGQPYEEERHS, translated from the coding sequence GTGACAGGCAGGAACGCCCGACTGTTTCAAATTAGTGTGTCGGACGGGGGTGTCCCTAAACGGCCTGTCGCGGAGGCACGAGTTGTCAGGGAAGGCATCGAGGGTGACCGGCAGCGTCATCGGTCGATTCACGGCGGACCGGATCGCGCCGTCTGCCTCTTTTCATTGGAACGGCTCGATGCGCTGCGCGACGAAGGACATTCGATCCACCCGGGATCAGCCGGTGAAAATCTGACGCTGGCGGGGCTTGAGTGGGCCATCGTCAAACCGGGCGATCGCCTGGAGATCGGCGAACGTGTGGAGTTGGAGATCACGAGCTATACGACTCCCTGCCGGTACAATGCCCGTTGGTTTGCGGACGGCGATTTCCATCGGATGTCCCAGAAGCGACACCCCGGCTGGAGCCGACTTTATGCGAAGGTGGTTCAGGAAGGGGTGGTCCGACAGGGGGATCCGGTGCGACACCGAGTCGGTCAACCGTACGAAGAGGAACGCCACTCATGA
- a CDS encoding DNA mismatch repair protein has product MGSSTPTGPCPERTLVRLIAWADRRVSAGQRLSLRFSRARLALFVVSALIAVLSFKLGWYTLGNTVVAVFLIVFTVVAGYHNRLERRMHRWKVWQGIKRTHLARVQLNWPLLPTRFSSPPPDHPYAADLDIVGSHSLQRLLDTTVSTNGRARLSSWLLEQPADRLRWERRQMLARELARLPVFRDRLVVEGMLAGEQEINGDRLRAVLLSPAGWPTLVPLLLIETALALATVVLLAARLSGWLDADYWMLSFGLYAFVFLLMDRSAHSFELALSLQGELDTLGAVLAYLERRAPSMPASLRTLCAPLLHATTRPSRRIRHAASVVAGLSVRANPVVHVLVNLPGPWDLYFTWRLQRLHAEIHTQFPLWLEILAEVEAASSLGAFAWLHPDFAWPRPADSDRPAESGGSIVGERMGHPLIPHSSRVLNDLHLEGAGRILLVTGSNMSGKSTFLRTVGINVCLAQAGAPVCAERFEWTWARLHGCLRVTDSIEEGLSHFYAEVKRLKALLKAAELRNAPPVLFLIDEIFRGTNNRERLIGSRAYVSALSATTALGLVTTHDLELAELDAHIPQLTNVHFEEEIEDGRLTFDYRLRPGPCPTTNALRIMALEGLPTAEPPPAS; this is encoded by the coding sequence ATGGGATCCTCTACGCCCACTGGGCCCTGTCCCGAGCGAACGCTCGTTCGCCTCATCGCATGGGCCGACCGCCGTGTGTCGGCGGGGCAACGACTCAGTCTGCGGTTCTCTCGGGCGCGATTGGCGCTGTTCGTGGTCAGCGCGCTGATTGCAGTCCTCAGTTTCAAGCTCGGCTGGTACACCCTCGGGAACACCGTCGTCGCGGTCTTCCTGATCGTATTCACCGTCGTCGCCGGTTATCATAACAGGCTCGAACGTCGGATGCATCGGTGGAAGGTGTGGCAAGGTATCAAACGCACGCACCTTGCGCGGGTGCAATTGAACTGGCCCCTTCTGCCGACTCGTTTCTCTTCCCCTCCGCCGGATCATCCCTACGCCGCGGATCTGGACATCGTCGGATCTCACTCGCTTCAGCGATTGTTGGATACCACGGTTTCCACGAATGGGCGCGCCCGGCTGTCGTCATGGCTTCTCGAACAACCGGCCGACCGGCTGCGATGGGAACGGCGTCAAATGCTGGCCCGCGAACTGGCACGACTTCCGGTATTCCGCGATCGGCTCGTCGTGGAAGGGATGCTGGCGGGCGAACAGGAGATCAACGGGGACCGCTTGAGAGCCGTGCTGCTGTCGCCCGCAGGCTGGCCGACGCTCGTTCCGCTGCTCCTCATCGAGACCGCTCTCGCTCTTGCGACCGTCGTGCTCCTCGCAGCCCGACTGTCGGGGTGGCTCGACGCAGACTATTGGATGCTGTCGTTCGGCCTCTACGCGTTCGTCTTTCTCCTCATGGATCGAAGCGCCCATTCGTTCGAACTCGCACTGTCGCTGCAAGGTGAACTGGACACGCTTGGCGCCGTCCTCGCGTACCTGGAACGCCGTGCGCCTTCCATGCCCGCATCCCTCCGTACGCTGTGTGCTCCCTTGCTGCACGCCACGACTCGCCCGTCCCGTCGCATCAGGCATGCCGCCTCGGTCGTAGCCGGCCTCAGTGTGCGAGCCAATCCTGTGGTTCACGTACTGGTGAACCTCCCCGGCCCCTGGGACCTGTATTTCACTTGGCGCCTGCAACGGCTTCATGCCGAAATTCACACGCAGTTCCCCCTCTGGTTGGAGATCCTGGCGGAGGTTGAGGCCGCCAGCTCATTGGGCGCCTTTGCGTGGCTTCACCCAGATTTTGCGTGGCCTCGCCCAGCTGACTCGGATCGCCCGGCCGAATCCGGCGGATCCATCGTCGGCGAACGAATGGGGCACCCGCTCATTCCACACAGCTCGCGGGTGCTGAACGACCTGCACTTAGAGGGGGCTGGACGCATCCTCCTCGTCACCGGATCGAACATGTCAGGGAAGAGTACATTCCTCCGAACAGTGGGGATCAATGTCTGTCTCGCGCAGGCCGGCGCCCCGGTATGTGCCGAGCGATTCGAGTGGACCTGGGCCAGGCTCCACGGGTGCCTCCGCGTGACGGACTCGATTGAGGAAGGACTGTCGCACTTTTATGCCGAGGTAAAGCGTCTCAAGGCGTTGCTCAAGGCAGCGGAACTTCGCAATGCGCCACCCGTGTTGTTTCTCATCGATGAAATTTTTCGCGGCACGAACAACCGAGAACGACTCATCGGAAGCCGCGCCTACGTGAGCGCGCTCAGCGCCACGACGGCCCTGGGGCTGGTCACGACGCATGACTTGGAGTTGGCGGAGTTGGACGCACACATTCCGCAACTGACGAACGTGCATTTCGAGGAAGAGATCGAGGATGGTCGCCTGACGTTCGACTATCGACTTCGACCAGGCCCCTGCCCCACGACCAACGCGCTCCGGATCATGGCACTGGAAGGATTGCCCACGGCCGAGCCGCCGCCCGCATCATGA
- a CDS encoding aminopyrimidine aminohydrolase encodes MLFSEHLRKLAEPIWEAQLRHPFVVGLGKGTLPAKKFKYYILQDARFLSELARVFAAGAVRAPDSESALRLNQLAEETIVVERSLHESYGKQWSLSKTAMSSVPMAPTNFAYTRHMLAVAAAGSACEITVVALPCAWIYCAVGQHLLRHGPPKPTHPYRDWLMLYASPEFADVQRWMRGRVDLWAKSAGREERRRMEEAFVISSRYEWMFWEMAWTEEKWPV; translated from the coding sequence ATGTTGTTTTCGGAGCATCTAAGAAAGCTTGCAGAGCCAATCTGGGAGGCACAATTGCGACATCCGTTCGTGGTGGGGCTCGGCAAGGGCACGCTCCCGGCCAAGAAATTCAAGTACTACATTCTGCAGGATGCCCGCTTTCTCAGCGAGCTCGCGCGCGTGTTTGCCGCAGGCGCGGTACGGGCACCCGATTCTGAGTCGGCCTTGCGCCTCAACCAACTCGCCGAGGAAACGATTGTGGTTGAGCGGAGCTTGCACGAGAGCTATGGCAAGCAGTGGAGTCTGTCGAAGACAGCGATGTCTTCCGTCCCGATGGCTCCCACGAATTTTGCCTATACCCGCCACATGCTCGCCGTGGCGGCTGCCGGGTCGGCGTGCGAGATTACAGTCGTCGCCCTCCCCTGCGCCTGGATCTATTGCGCGGTGGGCCAACATCTCCTCCGGCACGGTCCTCCGAAGCCGACGCATCCCTACCGCGACTGGCTCATGCTCTATGCGTCGCCCGAGTTTGCCGACGTCCAGCGGTGGATGCGCGGAAGAGTCGACCTGTGGGCGAAATCCGCCGGCCGGGAGGAACGACGGCGCATGGAGGAGGCGTTCGTCATCAGTTCGCGCTACGAGTGGATGTTCTGGGAAATGGCGTGGACGGAAGAGAAATGGCCGGTGTAG